One genomic segment of Erythrobacter sp. THAF29 includes these proteins:
- the rseP gene encoding RIP metalloprotease RseP, which yields MFESPPFWMYLVGFLLVLGPLITLHELGHYLVGRWFGVEAEAFSIGFGKEIWGRTDKRGTRWRISALPLGGYVQFKGDMNPASVPDPDAPKEAGSFQEAALWKRALIVAAGPIANLLITIAIFASIFSIYGKLTIVGAEDSRTAGEFSETSVAAAAGMQLGDTIIAIDGDPVEDFEDIRSRVMIYPEKEMVITVDREGEIVDIPLVTERVEVTDAFGNTSVIGRLGVGPSGGEYVLEEVSVLESVPLAVTHSWDVLGMMLTGLKQIILGERSIKELGGPIKIAKYSGEQLSMGLISFLSFTALISLNLAFINFLPIPALDGGHLAFYAAEAVRGNPVGPVATEWAYRTGILVVLVFMVVVTVNDVASLSFFGRLFGS from the coding sequence TTGTTTGAATCGCCCCCATTCTGGATGTATCTCGTCGGGTTCCTGCTGGTCCTCGGACCGCTCATCACCCTTCACGAACTTGGACACTATCTCGTCGGGCGCTGGTTCGGCGTCGAGGCAGAAGCGTTTTCGATCGGCTTCGGCAAGGAAATCTGGGGGCGCACGGACAAACGGGGCACACGCTGGCGAATCTCGGCCCTTCCGCTCGGCGGTTATGTGCAGTTCAAAGGGGATATGAACCCGGCGAGCGTGCCCGATCCTGACGCGCCGAAAGAGGCTGGCAGTTTTCAGGAGGCTGCGCTGTGGAAACGCGCACTGATCGTTGCGGCCGGTCCGATCGCCAATCTTCTTATCACTATCGCCATTTTCGCCTCGATCTTCTCGATCTACGGCAAGCTGACGATCGTCGGGGCCGAGGATTCCCGGACCGCAGGTGAGTTTTCCGAAACCTCGGTTGCGGCTGCGGCGGGTATGCAACTGGGCGACACGATCATCGCGATCGACGGAGATCCGGTCGAGGACTTCGAGGACATCCGCTCGCGCGTCATGATCTATCCGGAAAAGGAAATGGTGATCACTGTCGATCGCGAAGGCGAAATAGTCGACATACCCCTGGTCACCGAACGCGTGGAAGTCACGGACGCATTCGGAAATACGAGCGTTATCGGGCGTCTTGGGGTCGGTCCATCCGGCGGCGAATATGTCTTGGAAGAGGTCAGCGTACTCGAATCCGTCCCGCTGGCGGTCACGCATAGCTGGGATGTGCTCGGCATGATGCTCACCGGACTGAAGCAGATCATCCTTGGCGAACGCTCGATCAAGGAGCTCGGCGGCCCGATAAAGATCGCCAAATATTCGGGCGAGCAGCTGAGCATGGGGCTGATCTCGTTCCTCAGCTTCACTGCGCTGATTTCGCTTAATTTGGCATTCATCAATTTCTTGCCAATCCCTGCGCTCGACGGCGGCCATCTGGCTTTCTACGCAGCAGAAGCGGTGCGCGGAAATCCAGTCGGTCCGGTGGCAACCGAATGGGCCTATCGAACGGGAATACTGGTCGTGCTGGTCTTCATGGTGGTTGTCACGGTGAACGATGTCGCCTCGTTGTCCTTCTTCGGAAGGCTGTTCGGCAGTTAG
- the frr gene encoding ribosome recycling factor has product MPQYDKADIERRMNGAVESLKSDLSGLRTGRANTSLLDPVQVEVYGAMMPLNQVATVNAPEPRMLAVQVWDKSNVTAVEKGIAHANLGLNPMTDGQTIRLPMPDLTEERRKELAKLAGQYAEKAKIAIRNVRRDGMEDLKADEKKKEISEDERKRLEDEVQKLTDKYVAEADEAAAKKEQEILTQ; this is encoded by the coding sequence ATGCCGCAATACGACAAGGCAGATATCGAGCGCCGGATGAACGGTGCCGTCGAGTCGCTGAAGAGTGATCTTTCCGGTCTTCGCACCGGCCGCGCAAACACCAGCCTGCTCGATCCGGTGCAGGTCGAGGTCTACGGCGCGATGATGCCGCTTAACCAGGTGGCGACAGTCAACGCGCCCGAGCCAAGGATGCTTGCGGTGCAGGTCTGGGACAAGTCCAACGTCACAGCCGTCGAAAAAGGCATCGCGCACGCCAATCTCGGCCTCAACCCGATGACCGACGGGCAGACGATCCGACTTCCGATGCCCGACCTTACCGAAGAGCGTCGCAAGGAGCTTGCCAAGCTTGCAGGCCAGTACGCAGAAAAGGCGAAGATAGCGATCCGCAATGTCCGCCGCGACGGGATGGAAGACCTGAAGGCCGACGAGAAGAAAAAAGAAATCTCGGAAGACGAGCGCAAGCGGCTCGAAGACGAAGTTCAGAAGCTGACCGACAAGTATGTGGCCGAGGCCGACGAAGCGGCTGCGAAGAAAGAGCAGGAGATCCTGACCCAGTAA
- a CDS encoding MOSC domain-containing protein, with amino-acid sequence MTGHVVAVCSSGEHRFSKKPTDRITIVAGIGVDGDAHAGERVQHLSRVHVNPDQPNLRQVHLIHSELFDGLASAGFDIAPGDLGENITTHGIDLLSLSRYALLHIGEDVVLKVTGLRNPCSQIEAFRPGLLKMVAVKTPEGIVRKAGIMTVALHGGDIRRGDAIAVETPKGPHIPLERV; translated from the coding sequence GTGACAGGCCACGTCGTCGCAGTCTGTTCGTCAGGAGAGCATCGTTTCTCCAAGAAACCGACCGATAGGATCACTATCGTCGCCGGCATCGGAGTCGATGGGGACGCCCACGCAGGGGAGCGAGTACAGCACCTATCGCGTGTGCACGTGAACCCGGACCAGCCCAACCTTCGGCAGGTTCACCTGATCCATTCCGAGTTATTCGATGGCCTTGCGAGCGCGGGATTCGATATCGCGCCCGGCGACCTCGGCGAAAACATCACGACACATGGCATCGACCTCCTCTCGCTCAGTCGATACGCGCTACTGCATATTGGAGAGGACGTCGTTCTCAAGGTAACGGGCCTCCGCAACCCGTGCAGCCAGATAGAGGCGTTTCGCCCGGGCCTGCTCAAAATGGTGGCGGTCAAAACGCCGGAAGGCATCGTCCGCAAAGCCGGCATCATGACAGTTGCCCTGCACGGGGGAGATATCAGACGGGGAGACGCTATTGCCGTCGAAACACCGAAGGGACCGCATATCCCGCTCGAACGCGTCTGA
- the uppS gene encoding polyprenyl diphosphate synthase → MAERPAQSDAQSHTRDPSRARHVAIIMDGNGRWAKKRGLPRSIGHQRGVEAVRRLVRGLEPMGLDCLTLYAFSSENWKRSEDEVDDLMNLMRKFIKSDLPDFVANDVKLKIIGDWRALAPDIVEMLEDALAQTANGTKQLAVALNYGAQNEIARAAAKAAEKGAITPEAIEAELDTSDLPPLDLLIRTSGEIRLSNFLLWQSAYAEMLFVDTLWPDFKPEHLAQALDDFARRERRYGGR, encoded by the coding sequence ATGGCCGAACGGCCCGCCCAGTCGGACGCTCAATCGCATACACGCGATCCATCACGGGCGCGCCATGTCGCCATCATCATGGATGGCAATGGACGCTGGGCGAAGAAGCGGGGGTTGCCCCGTTCGATCGGGCATCAGCGCGGGGTGGAGGCGGTTCGCAGGCTAGTGCGCGGCCTCGAGCCGATGGGTCTCGACTGCCTGACGCTCTATGCGTTTTCCTCCGAGAACTGGAAGCGCTCGGAAGACGAAGTCGACGACCTCATGAACCTCATGCGCAAGTTCATCAAATCGGACCTGCCCGATTTCGTCGCGAACGATGTAAAGCTCAAAATCATCGGTGACTGGCGGGCGCTTGCTCCGGATATCGTCGAAATGCTCGAAGATGCGCTGGCGCAGACCGCCAATGGTACAAAGCAGCTTGCGGTTGCGCTCAATTACGGGGCTCAGAACGAGATCGCGCGTGCAGCGGCAAAGGCCGCTGAGAAGGGCGCGATAACGCCCGAGGCCATCGAGGCTGAACTCGACACCAGCGACCTGCCGCCGCTCGATCTGTTGATCCGCACGAGCGGCGAAATCCGCCTGTCCAACTTTCTCCTCTGGCAATCGGCCTATGCCGAGATGCTCTTCGTCGATACGCTCTGGCCCGACTTCAAACCCGAGCACCTGGCGCAGGCGCTGGACGATTTCGCCCGTCGGGAGCGCCGCTATGGAGGACGCTGA
- a CDS encoding OmpH family outer membrane protein: MKSLTKLLAPAGLVLAAVAATAPVAAQAQGVATADVSRAIIQTTALQTAYQQVNSTYAAQIESRRAKQQELSTLLQPFDSNGNGQLEENELPAVQSSPSFAQVQTLESEIASISGQVNNARIFAVEQILAQYPAALQEVAAAQQIRIVLQPDAVQFAGEGADLTPAITASLNTKVPSVNITPPQGYRPSRQGAQVFQEIQQTLLAAQLLQQQQQAAQQQQGNQQAPQGR, translated from the coding sequence ATGAAATCTCTTACCAAATTGCTCGCACCGGCTGGACTTGTGCTGGCCGCCGTCGCCGCGACCGCACCTGTTGCGGCTCAGGCCCAGGGTGTCGCCACAGCCGACGTCTCGCGCGCGATCATCCAGACCACAGCGCTCCAGACCGCATATCAGCAGGTCAATTCCACCTACGCGGCGCAAATCGAATCCCGTCGTGCAAAGCAGCAGGAGCTTTCCACGCTGCTTCAGCCGTTCGACAGCAACGGCAATGGACAGCTTGAAGAAAACGAGCTTCCCGCAGTCCAGAGCTCGCCCAGTTTCGCACAGGTGCAGACCCTCGAAAGCGAGATCGCGTCAATCTCCGGACAGGTGAACAACGCTCGCATTTTCGCCGTCGAGCAGATTCTTGCACAGTACCCCGCAGCGCTGCAGGAAGTCGCCGCGGCTCAGCAAATCCGGATCGTGCTCCAGCCCGATGCGGTTCAATTTGCAGGCGAGGGTGCCGATCTAACGCCAGCGATCACCGCGTCGCTCAATACCAAGGTTCCGTCCGTGAACATCACCCCTCCGCAGGGCTACCGCCCGAGCCGCCAGGGCGCGCAGGTGTTCCAGGAAATTCAGCAGACACTACTCGCCGCGCAGCTGCTCCAGCAGCAACAGCAGGCCGCCCAGCAACAGCAGGGCAACCAGCAAGCGCCGCAGGGCCGCTAA
- a CDS encoding 1-deoxy-D-xylulose-5-phosphate reductoisomerase — MTRSITILGATGSIGASTLDLVRRNPDEWQVEALTANCSALELARLAREFGAKLAVVGDETCLDDLRTALAETDIEAAGGAQALRDAAARPVDMTVAAIVGCAGLGPVMAAVERGGTIALANKEALVSAGEVLTAAVAKHGATLLPTDSEHNAIFQCLVGNDLQEVARITLTASGGPLRTWSTEQLKAATPEQAVAHPNWSMGAKISVDSATMMNKGLEFIEAHYLFPVGLERLRIVVHPQSVIHSMVEYRDRSTLAQLGPSDMRVPIASCLAWPKRMETPLDPLDLADIGELTFFAPDEERFPATRIAREAIHAGGSAPAILNAANEIAVAAFLEGQIGFMGITAVVEDTLARSSAASPRTLEDVLAIDAEARRSAQQSLGSKALV, encoded by the coding sequence ATGACCCGCTCGATCACCATTCTTGGCGCCACAGGTTCGATCGGCGCCTCCACGCTCGATCTTGTGCGTCGTAATCCGGACGAATGGCAGGTCGAGGCGCTTACGGCCAATTGCTCGGCGCTCGAACTGGCGAGGCTCGCGCGGGAGTTTGGCGCGAAACTCGCCGTAGTCGGCGATGAAACCTGTCTCGACGATCTACGGACGGCGCTTGCCGAAACCGACATCGAAGCGGCGGGCGGCGCGCAAGCCCTTCGCGACGCTGCCGCGCGCCCGGTCGACATGACCGTTGCGGCTATTGTCGGGTGTGCGGGGCTGGGTCCTGTCATGGCGGCGGTGGAGCGCGGCGGGACTATCGCACTCGCCAACAAGGAGGCGCTGGTTTCGGCAGGCGAGGTTCTCACTGCCGCCGTCGCGAAACACGGCGCGACGTTGCTTCCGACCGACAGCGAGCATAACGCGATCTTCCAGTGTCTCGTTGGCAACGACCTTCAGGAAGTTGCACGGATCACACTCACCGCCAGCGGCGGACCCTTGCGGACGTGGTCGACTGAGCAATTGAAGGCGGCGACGCCAGAACAGGCTGTGGCGCACCCGAACTGGTCGATGGGCGCGAAGATCAGCGTGGATTCCGCGACGATGATGAACAAGGGGCTAGAATTCATCGAGGCCCACTATCTGTTTCCGGTCGGCCTCGAACGACTGCGCATCGTGGTGCACCCGCAAAGCGTCATTCATTCGATGGTTGAATATCGCGACCGCTCTACGCTGGCCCAGCTTGGACCTTCCGATATGCGGGTGCCCATTGCGTCATGCCTTGCGTGGCCCAAGCGGATGGAGACGCCGCTCGACCCGCTCGATCTGGCAGACATTGGTGAGCTCACTTTTTTTGCACCTGATGAAGAGCGTTTCCCGGCCACCCGCATCGCACGCGAGGCCATCCATGCAGGCGGGTCGGCTCCAGCGATCCTAAATGCTGCGAACGAAATCGCGGTTGCTGCGTTTCTGGAGGGTCAGATTGGGTTCATGGGAATTACTGCAGTGGTAGAAGACACGCTCGCCCGGTCTAGCGCCGCCTCGCCGCGCACGCTCGAAGACGTGCTCGCGATCGATGCGGAAGCGCGGCGCAGTGCCCAGCAATCCCTAGGAAGCAAAGCTCTTGTTTGA
- the fabZ gene encoding 3-hydroxyacyl-ACP dehydratase FabZ, with translation MSEEATTSEPITDYDIHKVLKALPHRYPLLLVDRVKELHLNERIHAVKAVTMNEEFFQGHFPGAPIMPGVLQIEALAQAAAILGIETLELAGTGKLVIFMGIESAKFRAPVTPGCLLDLEVEFLQQRRTIYKFKGRASVEGKTTCETEFTAMIADPPEG, from the coding sequence ATGAGCGAAGAAGCCACGACTTCGGAACCGATCACGGATTACGACATCCACAAGGTTCTAAAGGCCCTGCCGCACCGTTATCCGCTGCTTCTCGTCGATCGGGTGAAGGAGCTTCACCTGAACGAACGCATCCATGCGGTCAAAGCCGTGACGATGAACGAGGAGTTCTTCCAGGGGCATTTTCCAGGCGCTCCGATCATGCCGGGTGTGCTGCAAATCGAAGCGTTGGCGCAGGCTGCAGCGATCCTAGGTATCGAAACTCTCGAGCTTGCCGGGACCGGTAAGCTGGTGATCTTCATGGGTATCGAGAGTGCCAAGTTCCGCGCTCCCGTGACACCGGGTTGCCTGCTCGACCTCGAGGTCGAGTTCCTCCAGCAGCGTCGCACCATCTACAAGTTCAAGGGCAGAGCAAGCGTCGAGGGCAAAACGACCTGCGAAACCGAGTTCACCGCGATGATCGCCGATCCGCCTGAGGGTTGA
- the rpmE gene encoding 50S ribosomal protein L31 encodes MKAEGHPEYHMITVKMTDGTEFQTRSTWGSEGDTLSLDIDPTSHPAWTGGKQQLQEGGRVAAFNKRFGGLSLKK; translated from the coding sequence ATGAAAGCCGAAGGGCATCCCGAATATCACATGATCACGGTCAAGATGACCGATGGTACCGAGTTTCAGACGCGCTCGACCTGGGGCAGCGAAGGCGACACCCTGTCGCTCGACATCGACCCGACGAGCCACCCGGCATGGACCGGCGGCAAGCAGCAGCTTCAGGAAGGCGGCCGCGTTGCAGCCTTTAACAAGCGCTTCGGCGGGCTCAGCCTCAAGAAATAA
- a CDS encoding 2OG-Fe(II) oxygenase, whose product MAGPGDSSIEFLRAHQGVKRVPSPKIEMVVKSRFLSAEHCDELIALIDRNRRPSTLADYNGDAAFRTSETCDLSREDEPVDRLERMLDEFTGIDPAHGEQIQGQRYEVGQEFKQHTDWFNPDGTDWEKFCSVSGQRTWTFMIYLNDVEAGGATRFKPVGKTIQPERGKLLGWNNRNPDGSGNVNTLHHAMKVRKGLKYVITKWYRERPWG is encoded by the coding sequence ATGGCCGGACCCGGTGATTCCTCAATCGAATTCTTGCGCGCCCACCAAGGCGTCAAACGGGTGCCATCTCCCAAGATCGAAATGGTCGTGAAGTCACGCTTCCTCTCGGCAGAGCATTGCGATGAGTTAATCGCGCTGATCGACAGGAACCGCCGCCCGTCGACGCTGGCCGATTACAACGGCGATGCAGCTTTTCGAACCAGCGAGACGTGCGACCTATCGCGTGAAGACGAGCCGGTGGATAGGCTTGAACGGATGCTCGACGAATTCACCGGGATTGACCCCGCGCATGGTGAGCAAATTCAGGGGCAACGATACGAGGTTGGGCAGGAATTCAAACAGCACACCGACTGGTTCAATCCCGACGGTACCGACTGGGAGAAGTTCTGCAGCGTTTCGGGCCAGCGCACGTGGACCTTCATGATCTACCTTAACGATGTCGAAGCTGGCGGTGCCACCCGGTTCAAACCGGTGGGAAAGACGATCCAGCCCGAACGCGGCAAATTGCTCGGTTGGAACAACCGCAATCCCGACGGCAGCGGTAACGTGAATACGCTCCACCACGCGATGAAAGTGCGCAAGGGGCTGAAATATGTGATAACCAAGTGGTATCGCGAACGGCCCTGGGGGTGA
- the bamA gene encoding outer membrane protein assembly factor BamA: MAVTPKAYNRAKTLAAALTGATMLAGVPYSALAQDEGQEAPATTAQPTPAPAPAPAPAPSANIIRSISVAGAERLEPTTILSYIRLRVGQEYTSVAADEALKDLGATELFSSFSIRNDDGNVVITVTENPVINRIVLEGNDRLDNDKILPEIKLAPRQIFTRSKVRADVARIIELYKRQGRFAAVVEPKMVQLPQNRVDVVFEITEGPKSKVRQINIIGNEKFSDGELRGEMVTKQARWHRFFSSNTSYDPDRLAFDQQKLRQFYLTEGYADFRVVSAVAELTPDQEDFIITYVVEEGERYKFGDVEVESQLRDFDSDVMSQGLPMQTGDWYNAKTVEDTVEQLTELAGRFGYAFADVQPRFTRNKDELTMDINFILRQAPRVYVERVDVNGNTLTQDKVIRREFRIAEGDAFNSLGVQRTTARINSLGYFQENFEVNQVEGSAPDRIILEANVEEQPTGELQFSAGFSSIEQFILAGSIRQRNFRGRGQTIGLSVNYSQFSRSAQVSFTEPYVFDRNISAGVDIYRRDFSSFNFRNRDRNTTFEQATTGGAIRVGVPLTEFMSVVGSYTLNYDEVSLDESLFFSDVDGDGVPECDPLLAGRFLCDALGNRLSSILGVSLAYNSLNSRLRPTRGLSFTFSTEFAGLGGDVRYLRVRSKAQQFWNLANSGFIFSLSAEGGTVLPLQDRAGAGVDDVLLTDRFFLGEPQFRGFDIRGVGPRILTQPYVPDENGDPVPITDRDSVRDDSIGGRNYYLARAELEIPLGTGARELGLRPSIWVDVGALWGVETPILQDNPNGIQNVDADGNLVFIERVAAVDDNGDPVLDGNGNPVFNNVATINPIAADGVTANTPSIRANSAIREVFLGNSPSPRITAGIGVNWNSPFGPFRIDFAQTIRKVEGDDDKTFTFNVGTQF, translated from the coding sequence ATGGCTGTCACACCCAAGGCTTACAACCGGGCGAAGACGCTGGCTGCCGCGCTGACAGGGGCAACGATGCTGGCCGGCGTGCCGTACTCGGCGCTGGCTCAGGACGAAGGGCAGGAAGCGCCCGCTACTACGGCTCAGCCAACACCGGCGCCTGCACCCGCACCCGCGCCCGCTCCCTCGGCCAACATCATTCGCTCGATCAGCGTTGCGGGCGCCGAACGTCTCGAGCCGACAACGATCCTCAGCTATATCCGTCTGCGCGTCGGGCAGGAATACACCTCGGTCGCTGCCGACGAGGCGCTCAAGGATCTTGGCGCAACCGAATTGTTCTCGAGTTTCTCGATCCGGAATGACGACGGTAATGTCGTCATCACAGTGACCGAGAACCCGGTGATCAACCGCATCGTGCTCGAAGGCAACGATCGGCTCGATAACGACAAGATCCTGCCCGAGATCAAGCTTGCCCCCCGCCAGATTTTCACCCGTTCCAAGGTCCGTGCTGACGTCGCCCGCATTATCGAGCTTTACAAGCGTCAGGGCCGCTTCGCCGCCGTGGTCGAGCCAAAGATGGTTCAACTGCCGCAGAACCGCGTTGACGTCGTGTTCGAAATCACCGAGGGGCCGAAGTCGAAGGTCCGCCAGATCAACATCATCGGGAACGAGAAGTTTTCCGATGGCGAATTGCGCGGCGAGATGGTCACGAAGCAGGCTCGCTGGCACCGCTTCTTCAGCTCGAATACGAGCTACGACCCGGATCGACTGGCCTTCGACCAGCAGAAGCTGCGCCAGTTCTACCTGACCGAAGGCTATGCCGACTTCCGCGTCGTTTCCGCCGTGGCCGAGCTTACGCCGGACCAGGAAGACTTCATCATCACCTACGTTGTCGAAGAAGGTGAGCGCTACAAGTTCGGCGATGTCGAGGTTGAGAGCCAGCTGCGCGATTTCGACAGCGACGTAATGAGCCAGGGCCTGCCGATGCAGACCGGCGACTGGTACAACGCGAAAACGGTCGAGGACACCGTCGAGCAGCTGACCGAGCTCGCAGGCCGGTTCGGCTATGCCTTTGCGGACGTGCAGCCGCGCTTCACCCGCAACAAAGACGAACTGACGATGGATATCAATTTCATCCTTCGCCAGGCACCGCGCGTCTATGTTGAGCGGGTCGACGTTAACGGCAACACGCTGACGCAGGACAAGGTCATCCGCCGCGAATTCCGTATTGCCGAAGGCGATGCATTCAACTCGCTTGGCGTCCAGCGCACAACCGCTCGCATCAATTCGCTCGGCTATTTCCAGGAAAACTTCGAGGTCAACCAGGTCGAGGGTAGTGCGCCTGACCGGATCATTCTCGAAGCCAATGTCGAAGAGCAGCCGACTGGTGAGTTGCAGTTCTCGGCCGGATTCTCCTCAATCGAGCAGTTCATTCTTGCCGGCTCCATTCGCCAGCGCAACTTCCGCGGACGTGGCCAGACCATTGGGCTGAGCGTCAATTACTCGCAGTTCTCGCGTTCGGCGCAGGTGAGCTTCACCGAGCCATATGTCTTCGATCGCAATATCTCTGCGGGCGTTGATATTTATCGCCGCGATTTCAGCAGCTTCAACTTCCGCAACCGCGATCGCAACACGACCTTCGAACAGGCGACGACCGGCGGCGCGATCCGGGTGGGCGTTCCATTGACGGAGTTCATGTCGGTGGTGGGCAGCTACACGCTGAACTATGACGAGGTTAGCCTCGACGAGAGCCTGTTCTTCTCCGACGTCGATGGCGACGGCGTTCCCGAGTGCGATCCGCTGCTCGCCGGTCGATTCCTGTGTGACGCGCTTGGTAACCGGCTGAGTTCGATTCTGGGTGTCAGCCTCGCCTACAATTCTCTGAACTCACGCCTTCGCCCAACGCGCGGCCTGAGCTTCACGTTCAGCACGGAGTTTGCGGGTCTGGGCGGCGATGTGCGATACCTGCGCGTCCGCAGCAAAGCACAGCAATTCTGGAACCTTGCAAATTCCGGCTTCATATTCTCGCTGTCAGCAGAGGGCGGCACGGTGTTGCCGCTGCAGGATCGCGCCGGTGCTGGTGTCGATGACGTCCTGCTCACCGATCGCTTCTTCCTTGGCGAACCGCAGTTCCGCGGCTTCGACATTCGCGGCGTTGGCCCGCGTATCCTGACACAGCCCTATGTACCAGACGAGAATGGCGATCCGGTTCCGATCACCGACCGCGACTCGGTCCGCGACGATTCGATAGGTGGCCGCAACTACTATCTCGCGCGCGCCGAGCTTGAAATTCCGCTCGGAACGGGTGCGCGCGAACTGGGGCTGCGTCCCTCGATCTGGGTCGATGTCGGGGCGCTCTGGGGCGTGGAAACGCCAATCCTGCAAGATAATCCCAACGGGATCCAGAATGTCGATGCCGACGGCAATCTCGTATTTATCGAGCGTGTTGCCGCTGTCGATGACAATGGCGATCCGGTCCTGGACGGTAACGGCAACCCGGTCTTCAACAACGTTGCCACCATCAATCCGATCGCAGCCGATGGGGTGACTGCCAACACTCCAAGTATCCGCGCGAACAGCGCGATCCGCGAGGTCTTCCTCGGGAACTCGCCCAGCCCGCGCATCACCGCGGGCATCGGGGTAAACTGGAACTCGCCATTCGGGCCGTTCCGCATCGATTTCGCCCAGACTATTCGCAAGGTCGAGGGTGACGATGACAAGACATTCACGTTCAACGTAGGAACTCAATTCTAA
- a CDS encoding TraR/DksA family transcriptional regulator, which produces MSDYRDIAEQLKARLADLMERAGEIEEDLRHPLDKDWEEQAIDLADDEALEGVDEVLREEIQQIRFALHRIENGTYGICAKCGKQIDRKRLEARPIATRCIDCAKAA; this is translated from the coding sequence ATGAGTGACTACAGAGACATTGCAGAGCAGCTGAAAGCCCGCCTCGCGGATCTGATGGAACGGGCTGGAGAGATCGAGGAAGACCTGCGACATCCGCTCGACAAGGACTGGGAAGAACAGGCAATCGACCTTGCTGATGACGAAGCGCTCGAGGGAGTCGACGAGGTCCTTCGCGAGGAGATCCAGCAGATCAGGTTTGCGCTCCACCGGATCGAGAATGGCACTTATGGCATTTGCGCGAAGTGCGGAAAGCAAATCGACCGAAAGCGGCTCGAAGCCCGCCCGATTGCAACACGCTGTATCGATTGCGCAAAGGCGGCGTGA
- a CDS encoding phosphatidate cytidylyltransferase: MSKRQKVKQKVSALFDLRERFISAIAMVAIVCAALWLGNWWWIGLVVLIAGLVLWEWNRLVVAFDISPLGQVVWLFFGAVYVSAAALALIQVRISYGPLETLIVFLAPVVAVDVGAYFSGRAIGGPKIAPSISPGKTWAGLIGGALGAGLLGLGIEIADYGPAAGGGFEWLNIATALIAGAIIAVVAQTGDFFESWMKRRAGVKDSSNLIPGHGGVFDRVDGFLAVYFVLFMVAVIPNLLG; encoded by the coding sequence GTGTCCAAGAGGCAGAAGGTCAAGCAGAAGGTGTCGGCGTTGTTCGACCTTCGCGAGCGTTTCATATCGGCAATTGCCATGGTTGCGATCGTGTGCGCCGCACTCTGGCTCGGCAATTGGTGGTGGATCGGCCTCGTCGTCCTGATCGCTGGCCTTGTTCTGTGGGAATGGAACCGGTTGGTCGTGGCATTCGATATCTCACCGCTCGGACAGGTGGTATGGCTGTTCTTCGGAGCGGTCTATGTCAGCGCGGCGGCTTTGGCCTTGATCCAGGTCCGCATCAGCTATGGTCCGCTAGAGACTTTGATCGTGTTTCTCGCTCCTGTCGTAGCCGTTGACGTCGGGGCGTATTTTTCGGGCCGTGCGATCGGAGGTCCAAAAATCGCGCCATCGATCAGTCCGGGCAAAACGTGGGCCGGGCTGATCGGCGGCGCGCTCGGTGCAGGATTGCTCGGACTTGGGATAGAGATTGCCGATTACGGCCCCGCCGCCGGGGGTGGATTCGAATGGCTCAACATCGCCACGGCGCTCATTGCGGGCGCGATCATAGCAGTGGTGGCGCAGACGGGCGATTTCTTCGAGAGCTGGATGAAAAGGCGCGCGGGAGTAAAGGACTCGAGCAATCTGATACCGGGGCACGGCGGCGTTTTTGACCGGGTGGACGGCTTTCTCGCCGTCTACTTCGTGCTGTTTATGGTTGCAGTGATCCCGAATTTGCTCGGATAA